The proteins below come from a single Treponema phagedenis genomic window:
- a CDS encoding MgtC/SapB family protein encodes MLQYPDYLPPYVLLMRIMFAVLCGTLIGYEREHSLKAAGLRTHIIVAAASCLMMTISKYGFYDVLQTKGIDLDPSRVAAAIVSGVGFLGAGTIFMRKKSITGLTTAAGVWATAGIGMAMATGMYIEGFFTTIVVFIAQIISHSRFYHGRFNTIRSISLKVNAEAEIIQFILTTCAEHNISLLRFKVHCDDSAVYTLKLLCKIPQNIKISPFIESLRKNTDIISIHG; translated from the coding sequence ATGCTTCAATATCCTGATTATTTACCGCCTTATGTCCTCCTTATGAGAATTATGTTTGCTGTGCTTTGTGGAACACTTATCGGATACGAACGCGAACATAGTTTAAAAGCGGCAGGCTTACGTACCCATATTATTGTGGCGGCAGCATCCTGCCTTATGATGACGATTTCAAAATATGGCTTTTATGATGTACTGCAAACAAAGGGAATAGACCTTGACCCTTCTCGAGTTGCAGCGGCAATTGTATCCGGAGTGGGCTTTTTAGGTGCGGGAACTATTTTTATGCGAAAAAAATCTATAACCGGACTTACCACGGCAGCAGGCGTTTGGGCAACAGCCGGAATCGGAATGGCAATGGCTACCGGAATGTATATTGAAGGCTTTTTTACCACCATAGTTGTATTTATTGCACAAATTATTTCTCATTCTCGTTTTTATCATGGAAGATTTAATACTATTCGCTCAATCTCATTAAAAGTAAATGCGGAAGCGGAAATTATTCAATTTATACTTACCACTTGCGCCGAGCATAATATCTCCTTATTAAGATTTAAGGTTCATTGTGATGACAGCGCAGTATATACGCTGAAGCTCCTGTGCAAAATTCCTCAAAATATAAAAATTTCGCCTTTTATTGAATCTTTACGAAAAAATACAGATATTATTTCCATACATGGATAA
- a CDS encoding FapA family protein, which produces MSEKIWHIQKNQKSNRWYLSFDSIPDGDFPHPKDILQEAEKTGLSPLQLIREESIQKYFDKIQETGNLEPLEIELNPKFDARIIVSQDKLQAELYVRKARENPNSLNTALIMNILNSSGIKSINTAAIQKELESFVASEKMEFFYVIAEGEPPTRGKNRELISHLPAEPHKNLQAVIARLKNPDAYTDQKDNPVTDSEFPLSEADALYLVSSEEVLYDFSEPTEGTSGLDIYGEVIESLPGNDPFVSDLRNIIQNSDSLIAEKTGVLLHANTEGGVKLRIIPYKNASARAAVSRDQTEVSLFLEEGKGAGIKLSKEIIMNALQKINITENIPDESIHEAITHAQKAEKETEYIILTGEHAVLPNSYEFSWIADLSASHAVTVEKDSVILKARFMPEGKAGKTVFGENILPEKGVSEKLPDCDQSISVQTEGTDKIYTANISGELTRVNNCLSISVLKTINTAIDEIANEIYFPGNLLITGNIPNEKTIKVAGSIQVKGNVGIDFLSAQNALVIEGGIQGKKRGILWAKNTIEIKFAESARLYAGKRIHIQDHCFGCIVKTNDMLILTGNPGVLIGGNIHAARGIEAKEIGAKKRIQTLISFGQDYLIKDEIEVHEKEMRENNARLAILESSIEAKKEAETLQQALTDEKVKLLKRNKELGLRIFKLKENFETHIESEIRVLGTVYPGTVFESHGRFFEVTEELMHVIFYFDKECGLIQYKDIIDEV; this is translated from the coding sequence ATGAGTGAAAAAATATGGCATATACAAAAAAATCAGAAAAGCAATCGTTGGTATCTTTCATTTGATAGCATACCCGATGGCGATTTTCCTCATCCAAAAGATATTTTGCAGGAAGCCGAAAAAACAGGTTTATCTCCGTTGCAGCTTATCAGAGAAGAAAGCATTCAAAAGTATTTTGATAAAATTCAGGAAACAGGAAATTTAGAACCGCTTGAAATAGAACTTAATCCTAAATTTGATGCAAGAATTATTGTTTCGCAAGATAAATTGCAGGCGGAGCTCTATGTACGCAAGGCAAGAGAAAATCCGAACTCTCTGAACACAGCACTTATTATGAATATACTCAACTCTTCAGGTATTAAATCGATTAATACAGCCGCTATTCAAAAAGAGTTAGAGAGTTTTGTCGCCTCTGAAAAAATGGAATTTTTTTATGTGATTGCCGAAGGAGAACCGCCGACACGGGGAAAAAATCGCGAATTAATTTCTCATCTTCCTGCCGAGCCGCATAAAAATCTTCAGGCGGTTATAGCGCGTTTAAAAAATCCGGACGCTTATACCGACCAAAAAGATAATCCCGTAACGGATTCCGAATTTCCTTTAAGTGAAGCGGATGCATTGTATCTTGTATCCTCTGAAGAGGTGCTCTATGATTTTTCAGAGCCAACCGAAGGAACAAGCGGCCTCGATATTTACGGAGAAGTTATAGAAAGCCTTCCGGGGAATGATCCATTTGTATCGGATCTAAGAAATATTATTCAAAATTCTGATTCCCTTATTGCGGAGAAAACCGGTGTTCTTTTACACGCAAATACGGAAGGTGGCGTTAAGCTGCGGATTATTCCCTATAAAAATGCTTCCGCCCGCGCTGCCGTAAGTAGAGATCAAACCGAGGTAAGTCTTTTTTTGGAAGAAGGCAAAGGTGCAGGCATAAAACTTTCAAAAGAAATAATTATGAATGCTTTGCAAAAAATCAACATCACAGAAAATATTCCTGATGAAAGTATTCACGAGGCGATAACACACGCCCAAAAGGCGGAAAAAGAAACCGAGTATATTATTCTTACCGGAGAACATGCGGTTCTGCCGAACTCTTACGAATTTTCATGGATTGCCGATTTAAGTGCCTCTCACGCGGTTACGGTAGAAAAAGATTCGGTAATTTTAAAAGCTCGATTTATGCCTGAGGGGAAGGCAGGAAAAACAGTTTTCGGGGAGAACATTCTTCCGGAAAAAGGTGTTTCTGAAAAACTTCCCGATTGCGATCAATCAATCAGCGTCCAAACGGAAGGAACTGATAAAATCTACACCGCAAATATTTCCGGTGAATTGACCAGAGTAAATAACTGTCTTTCTATCTCGGTTCTTAAAACAATAAATACCGCTATTGACGAGATTGCAAATGAAATTTATTTTCCGGGGAATTTATTAATTACCGGAAATATTCCGAATGAAAAAACAATTAAGGTTGCAGGCTCTATTCAGGTAAAGGGCAATGTCGGTATTGATTTTTTATCGGCACAAAATGCGCTTGTTATCGAAGGCGGAATACAAGGAAAAAAAAGAGGCATTCTTTGGGCGAAGAATACCATAGAAATAAAATTTGCGGAATCCGCGCGCCTGTATGCGGGTAAAAGAATACATATACAAGATCACTGCTTTGGATGTATTGTAAAAACAAACGATATGCTCATACTGACAGGGAATCCCGGAGTGTTAATCGGCGGAAACATTCATGCAGCGCGAGGAATAGAAGCAAAAGAAATAGGCGCAAAAAAACGAATACAAACGCTTATTTCTTTTGGGCAGGATTATTTAATTAAAGATGAAATTGAAGTGCATGAAAAAGAAATGAGAGAAAATAATGCGCGTCTTGCAATTCTGGAATCCTCAATCGAAGCAAAAAAAGAAGCGGAAACATTACAGCAGGCATTGACTGATGAAAAAGTAAAACTTTTAAAACGTAATAAAGAGTTAGGGCTGAGGATCTTTAAATTAAAAGAAAATTTTGAAACGCATATAGAATCTGAAATTAGGGTTCTTGGAACCGTGTATCCGGGAACCGTATTTGAAAGTCATGGCAGATTTTTTGAAGTAACGGAAGAACTTATGCATGTAATTTTTTATTTTGATAAAGAATGCGGCTTGATTCAATATAAAGATATTATTGATGAAGTATAA
- a CDS encoding 1,4-alpha-glucan branching protein domain-containing protein has product MNKKNTRSIIFVFDLRLPYCRDSTESGSIAETWLFQEVFYNYLPLLRMCRNLEKEAIPFHFAMAISPVICEMLADSKIATRCMQKLELLIDLGKRELVRLENFPLERAQAEAVLHCLLQNKEDIENGYTILKSIDYFASRGNIELLATTATNCFLPFYQTMPEAIAAQIEMGLINYRKHFSTIPTGFWLPELGYNSGLEKMIKAYGFTYTVLETHSFLFSDRLPRRGVFEPSMAENGLIFLGRDRIASEEICGTRTSYANSADFADKEQDIGFILSEEYLQPLLCLNKERRVTGFFYRTKSGQTYDREKALRLAENQAAAFVAARKKIFDEVEDIAQIPHIASVCTFPISISGFTWAEGLHWLQTVFMLAAKDEEVQTALPDAFAGATRRLSVIYPFYGSLLDDGYAGSLISNENDWMYPYIRKATERMIDITERFPDDGGFKERLLNMAARDVLLSQSLFWPLLSGTGIYPEYATQECKDHIQAFTVVYESLGSGIVSSEWLTKREKELPLFAEINYRFFSKKK; this is encoded by the coding sequence ATGAATAAAAAAAACACCCGTTCAATTATTTTTGTTTTTGACCTTAGACTTCCTTATTGCCGAGATAGTACTGAAAGCGGCAGTATCGCCGAAACCTGGCTTTTTCAAGAAGTTTTTTACAACTATCTGCCGCTTTTACGCATGTGCCGTAACTTGGAAAAAGAGGCAATACCGTTTCATTTTGCAATGGCAATTAGCCCGGTCATCTGTGAAATGCTTGCCGACAGTAAAATTGCAACCCGCTGCATGCAAAAACTTGAATTACTGATTGACTTAGGTAAAAGAGAGTTAGTGCGGCTTGAGAATTTTCCGCTTGAGCGTGCACAGGCCGAAGCTGTTTTACATTGCCTTTTACAAAATAAGGAAGATATTGAAAACGGGTATACAATATTAAAAAGCATTGATTACTTTGCTTCCAGGGGGAACATAGAGTTGCTTGCAACAACTGCAACGAATTGTTTTTTACCCTTTTATCAAACCATGCCGGAAGCAATTGCCGCTCAAATAGAGATGGGGCTTATTAATTATCGCAAGCATTTTTCCACTATTCCTACCGGCTTCTGGCTGCCCGAATTGGGGTATAACAGCGGCTTGGAAAAAATGATAAAAGCCTACGGGTTTACCTATACTGTCTTGGAAACGCATAGTTTTTTATTTAGCGATCGCTTACCGCGTCGAGGTGTTTTTGAACCCTCAATGGCGGAAAACGGTTTAATTTTTCTTGGAAGGGACAGGATAGCCTCTGAAGAAATATGCGGTACAAGGACTTCTTATGCCAACTCTGCGGATTTTGCCGATAAAGAACAGGATATCGGATTTATTCTCTCCGAAGAGTATTTACAACCGCTGCTTTGTTTAAATAAAGAGAGAAGGGTAACCGGTTTTTTTTATCGAACCAAGTCGGGGCAAACCTATGATCGGGAAAAAGCTTTGCGTTTGGCAGAAAACCAAGCGGCAGCCTTTGTTGCTGCTCGAAAAAAAATTTTTGATGAGGTAGAAGATATTGCGCAAATTCCGCATATTGCATCGGTTTGCACGTTTCCGATTTCGATTTCCGGTTTTACATGGGCGGAGGGACTACATTGGTTGCAAACTGTTTTTATGCTGGCTGCAAAGGATGAAGAAGTACAGACCGCTCTGCCTGATGCATTTGCCGGAGCAACAAGGCGGCTTTCCGTTATTTATCCGTTTTACGGCTCTTTACTTGATGACGGATACGCGGGCTCACTGATATCTAATGAAAATGACTGGATGTACCCGTATATTCGCAAAGCGACTGAACGAATGATTGATATAACCGAACGCTTTCCCGATGACGGCGGCTTTAAGGAGCGTTTGTTGAACATGGCTGCACGGGATGTTTTGCTCTCTCAATCGTTATTTTGGCCATTGCTATCCGGTACGGGAATTTACCCCGAGTATGCAACGCAAGAATGTAAAGATCATATACAGGCTTTCACCGTAGTCTATGAATCGCTTGGCTCCGGCATCGTAAGCTCTGAATGGCTTACAAAAAGAGAAAAAGAGCTTCCTCTTTTTGCGGAAATAAATTATCGTTTTTTCAGTAAGAAAAAATAA
- a CDS encoding DUF4912 domain-containing protein, translating to MKLTKSYLESISTEELFQLANEMDLYLPYELNRQLIIGEILEFSMDQKDEPSFLFEGEITETPSMPQLYNITEIHALFRDPIWLFVFWDIYGQLFKTIKESSDFISFFLRVHSFDKEDLLKPVDFFDIDVPPNDRKRYIHLPLTEAANRIDLCCRMINQEQILAQSEVIAVPRFLIEQRLCVSENTSEKIISLSGLKTLKKSHFNTYRQAFR from the coding sequence ATGAAATTAACAAAATCTTATTTGGAATCAATATCTACGGAAGAATTATTTCAGTTGGCAAATGAAATGGATCTTTACCTGCCTTATGAGCTGAACCGACAATTAATTATCGGAGAAATCCTTGAATTTTCTATGGATCAGAAAGATGAGCCTTCTTTTCTTTTTGAAGGAGAAATTACTGAAACGCCGTCTATGCCACAATTGTATAATATAACGGAAATTCATGCTCTTTTCCGCGATCCTATTTGGCTCTTTGTTTTTTGGGATATTTATGGGCAGCTTTTTAAAACAATTAAAGAAAGCAGCGATTTTATCAGTTTTTTCTTGCGTGTCCATTCTTTTGACAAAGAAGATTTACTAAAACCCGTTGATTTCTTTGATATTGATGTTCCGCCAAATGACAGAAAGCGGTATATACATCTTCCTTTAACGGAGGCGGCAAACAGAATAGATCTTTGCTGTAGAATGATAAATCAAGAGCAAATTCTTGCACAATCCGAAGTAATTGCGGTACCGCGCTTTCTTATTGAGCAAAGACTCTGCGTATCCGAAAACACAAGCGAAAAGATAATCAGTTTATCCGGACTGAAAACATTAAAAAAATCTCATTTTAATACGTATCGGCAGGCTTTCCGATGA
- a CDS encoding SpoIIE family protein phosphatase, with protein sequence MKHILTPNFFFIVMSVLFIFVLIIFSLLGSLHFIKETITAKKQAAAVLNNELMPSKSKQKKADARLVGHGLRTKFILFALILAISIILIIGIPLQIKFSQAQKKLLADNLLSRLNILLENTAFLGQQYIPEKKILELDLLLNQIILMKEAEYVIITGENPSANENEKGLDFILATNTEEIKNEINTPYYIQGKSRFIHKGVPEIIKKITKVNIKAQNAAEYIDTGLKYLAEEQEVSKFPTNSEELKRYSEVYDMFIQIEAQLYRKFSEIADEAVGSYPAYDATDISPKNTEYLFYKPILYRQGQETKNFVHGIVFIKVSTKTLLEKIISEKNKLIKIIFFISFIAFAVGIIGAYILASIIITPIRQLVSHVAMIRDTEKKETLAEKLIQIKGKNEIAMLGSTINDLTEALAQAAIVSKDLIVGKEIQKMFIPLEKNSDGRKLTSGYTSDTHVEFFGYYEGAVGVSGDYFDYIKLDEKYYAIIKCDVAGKGVPAALIMVEIATLFQNFFKDWSFEKHGINLDSIVFRINDLIEARGFKGRFAAFTLCVFNAESGEAFFCNAGDNIIHIYDAQAKKMKQITLHQSAAAGVFESEELKKRGGFKIEKITMGKGDVLFLFTDGIEEAKRFFRNEQFKRTDYDNAEFASDNKRIMHQVGVDSEELGTDRVHKIIESVFNNKKFSLKKLHDPIPCERFDFDFSACRGTVTEVVLALISVEQVFRMYKPDTATAFDKIRVDKKVDMFLSKYFLQYPQYCSYKQKNTEFEEYLYYSYVKEDEQYDDLTILGIMKK encoded by the coding sequence ATGAAACACATACTGACCCCGAATTTTTTCTTTATAGTGATGAGTGTTCTTTTTATTTTTGTACTGATCATTTTTTCATTACTTGGTAGTTTGCATTTTATAAAAGAAACTATCACCGCAAAAAAACAGGCCGCCGCCGTATTAAATAATGAACTCATGCCTTCAAAAAGCAAACAAAAAAAAGCGGATGCAAGGCTGGTAGGGCACGGACTAAGAACAAAATTTATTTTATTTGCACTTATTTTGGCGATCTCTATTATTCTGATTATCGGAATCCCTTTACAAATTAAATTTTCACAAGCACAAAAAAAGCTACTGGCGGATAATTTATTATCTCGTCTTAACATTTTATTGGAAAACACTGCTTTTTTAGGGCAACAGTATATTCCCGAAAAAAAAATACTCGAACTTGATCTTTTACTCAATCAAATTATTCTTATGAAAGAAGCTGAATACGTAATTATTACCGGAGAAAATCCTTCTGCAAACGAAAATGAAAAAGGTTTGGATTTTATCCTTGCAACAAATACCGAAGAAATTAAAAACGAAATAAATACCCCATATTACATACAGGGGAAGTCCCGTTTTATTCATAAGGGAGTTCCTGAAATCATAAAAAAAATAACAAAGGTTAATATCAAAGCACAAAATGCGGCAGAATATATTGATACCGGACTAAAATATTTAGCGGAAGAGCAAGAGGTTTCAAAATTCCCTACAAATTCTGAAGAGTTAAAACGATATTCCGAAGTTTATGATATGTTCATACAAATAGAAGCGCAGCTGTATAGAAAATTTTCCGAAATAGCCGATGAGGCAGTTGGTTCATATCCTGCGTATGATGCGACCGATATTTCCCCAAAAAATACCGAATACCTATTTTATAAACCGATTTTATATCGACAAGGTCAGGAAACAAAAAACTTTGTGCACGGGATTGTGTTTATTAAAGTTTCAACTAAGACATTGTTAGAAAAAATTATTTCAGAGAAAAACAAACTTATCAAAATTATATTTTTTATTTCTTTTATAGCCTTCGCGGTGGGGATTATCGGAGCGTATATTCTTGCCTCAATTATCATAACTCCGATACGACAGCTTGTATCGCATGTTGCAATGATTCGCGATACGGAAAAAAAGGAAACCCTTGCAGAGAAATTGATACAAATAAAGGGTAAGAACGAAATTGCTATGCTTGGAAGTACCATCAATGATTTAACAGAAGCTTTGGCACAGGCGGCAATAGTATCAAAAGATTTGATCGTAGGAAAAGAAATCCAAAAAATGTTTATTCCCTTGGAAAAAAATTCTGATGGAAGAAAACTTACTTCCGGCTATACGTCCGATACCCATGTTGAGTTTTTCGGATATTATGAGGGGGCGGTTGGAGTTTCCGGAGATTATTTTGATTATATCAAACTTGATGAAAAATATTATGCAATTATCAAATGCGATGTTGCCGGGAAGGGCGTGCCTGCCGCTCTTATAATGGTAGAAATCGCAACGCTTTTTCAAAACTTTTTTAAAGACTGGAGCTTTGAAAAACACGGTATTAATTTAGATTCGATTGTCTTTCGCATAAACGATCTTATCGAAGCTCGGGGTTTTAAAGGTCGCTTTGCCGCATTTACGCTTTGTGTTTTTAACGCCGAGTCGGGCGAAGCTTTTTTTTGCAATGCGGGAGATAATATTATTCATATATATGATGCGCAGGCAAAAAAAATGAAGCAAATTACCTTGCATCAAAGTGCTGCCGCAGGAGTCTTTGAATCCGAAGAATTAAAAAAGAGAGGCGGTTTTAAAATTGAAAAAATTACTATGGGAAAAGGCGATGTACTGTTTTTATTTACCGACGGCATTGAAGAGGCAAAGCGTTTTTTCAGAAATGAGCAGTTCAAGCGTACCGATTATGATAATGCTGAATTTGCTTCCGATAATAAACGGATAATGCATCAGGTGGGAGTGGACAGTGAAGAGCTTGGGACGGATCGAGTACATAAAATTATAGAATCGGTTTTTAATAATAAAAAATTCAGTTTGAAAAAATTGCATGATCCTATTCCGTGTGAGCGATTTGATTTTGACTTTAGCGCTTGCAGAGGCACGGTTACGGAAGTCGTCCTCGCGCTTATTTCTGTTGAACAAGTTTTCCGTATGTATAAACCGGATACTGCAACAGCCTTTGATAAAATACGGGTGGATAAAAAGGTGGATATGTTTTTATCCAAATATTTTTTACAATATCCTCAATACTGTAGCTACAAACAAAAAAATACTGAGTTCGAAGAATACCTGTATTATTCTTATGTAAAAGAGGATGAGCAATATGATGACTTAACTATTTTGGGCATTATGAAAAAATAA
- the lgt gene encoding prolipoprotein diacylglyceryl transferase, which translates to MLLAIQYPSWIHPEIIPGFPVRWYGLMYIVAFAIAYFLFSYQVKHGELNKAIQSEVKITDDDVVSFFTWGIIGLLLGARIFSTIIYEPGSRYLFKPWLIFWPFSEDWEWVGLQGMSYHGGFIGGFLGALFWTIKHKQPFLAWADSLAISIPLGYTFGRLGNFFNGELYGRITDSPIGMIFPHVPLNDCFPASEAWVQEFAARVGIPVVEGAQFVNLPRHPSQLYEAFFEGIVLWLFLWLLRKKKPFNGFLTCLYTIGYGTVRFFIEYFRQPDADLGYRFSPTNSGNIYLYESWKNISTGQVLCFIMIAGGLAAMAVLWFFQKKKNAGVQKQPLKDSSNRQ; encoded by the coding sequence ATGTTATTAGCAATTCAGTACCCATCATGGATACACCCCGAAATTATTCCAGGATTTCCGGTGCGGTGGTACGGACTTATGTATATAGTGGCCTTTGCGATCGCTTATTTTTTATTCAGTTATCAGGTAAAGCACGGAGAGCTTAATAAAGCAATACAATCCGAAGTGAAAATTACCGACGATGATGTTGTCAGTTTTTTTACATGGGGAATTATCGGGCTTTTGCTCGGCGCTCGGATTTTTTCAACTATCATTTATGAGCCGGGGAGTAGGTATCTTTTTAAGCCGTGGCTTATTTTTTGGCCATTTTCCGAGGACTGGGAGTGGGTAGGCTTGCAAGGCATGTCTTATCACGGCGGTTTTATCGGCGGCTTTCTTGGGGCGCTTTTTTGGACAATAAAACATAAACAGCCTTTCTTGGCATGGGCTGATTCTTTGGCTATATCAATTCCGCTCGGGTATACATTCGGGCGGTTGGGGAATTTTTTTAACGGAGAATTGTACGGGCGAATTACCGACAGCCCTATCGGCATGATTTTTCCGCATGTGCCCTTAAACGACTGCTTCCCCGCATCGGAAGCTTGGGTACAAGAGTTTGCCGCGCGTGTCGGAATCCCCGTGGTTGAAGGAGCGCAGTTTGTCAATTTACCGCGTCATCCGAGCCAATTATACGAAGCTTTTTTTGAAGGCATTGTCCTTTGGCTCTTCCTTTGGCTACTACGAAAAAAGAAACCCTTCAACGGATTTCTTACCTGTTTGTATACAATCGGATACGGAACCGTCAGATTCTTTATTGAGTATTTCAGACAACCCGATGCGGATCTCGGATACCGTTTTTCGCCGACAAACTCTGGTAATATTTATCTCTATGAATCATGGAAAAATATTTCTACCGGACAGGTACTCTGTTTTATCATGATTGCCGGCGGCTTAGCTGCAATGGCGGTTTTATGGTTTTTCCAAAAGAAGAAAAACGCCGGTGTTCAAAAGCAGCCCCTTAAAGATTCTTCGAACCGACAATGA
- a CDS encoding P-loop NTPase, giving the protein MQIIPIASGKGGVGKSLLAANLAITLGQAGKKVVIADLDLGASNLHLVIGEQAHKRGIGTFLSGSSSFKDILIQTNYANVTFIPGDSEIPGFAALRASQKNMLTRNLLKLEADYLILDLGAGTHLGILDFFLLSSQGIVVTEPAVTATLNAYLFLKNIVFRMLYTSFKKGSKGAAFLENLKNNTDTMQRMYIPKIIEELKTVDPVNVEVFLKRINHFKPRLIMNLIDDPKDADKALKIRRSCKEYLNIDLEHLGVIYRDSQQDIALASRLPIVLYKPQSIISQAIYRIADKILQSEGENFAAIQNYEEFVDESFSSAELEAEIDYRSRMTYLEELLGTDALTPADLIEMIKSQQYEISVLKKQNTLFQHKIKKALDQGCIL; this is encoded by the coding sequence ATGCAGATAATACCCATTGCCAGCGGAAAAGGCGGTGTAGGAAAAAGCTTACTTGCCGCTAACTTGGCAATAACACTCGGACAAGCAGGAAAAAAAGTGGTTATTGCCGATTTAGATTTGGGGGCATCAAATTTACATTTAGTAATCGGAGAGCAAGCACATAAACGAGGAATAGGCACTTTTTTAAGCGGCAGTTCAAGCTTTAAAGATATACTGATTCAGACAAATTATGCGAATGTTACGTTTATTCCCGGAGATTCAGAAATCCCGGGCTTTGCCGCTTTACGAGCGTCTCAAAAAAATATGCTTACGCGTAACCTTCTTAAACTTGAAGCTGATTATCTTATTCTTGACCTTGGGGCCGGCACGCATCTTGGCATACTTGATTTCTTTTTACTGTCGTCGCAGGGAATTGTGGTAACGGAGCCGGCAGTTACCGCAACGCTTAATGCGTATCTTTTTTTAAAAAATATTGTATTTAGAATGCTGTATACCTCATTTAAAAAAGGTTCAAAGGGAGCTGCCTTTCTGGAAAACTTAAAAAACAATACCGACACCATGCAGCGTATGTATATTCCGAAAATAATTGAGGAATTAAAAACAGTTGATCCTGTAAATGTCGAAGTTTTTTTGAAGCGGATAAATCACTTTAAGCCTCGTTTAATAATGAATTTAATTGATGATCCAAAAGATGCGGATAAAGCATTAAAAATACGCCGTTCGTGTAAAGAATACTTAAACATTGATCTTGAACACCTGGGTGTTATTTACCGTGATTCTCAGCAGGATATTGCGCTTGCATCCCGATTACCGATAGTACTTTATAAACCACAATCAATTATTTCTCAGGCAATTTATCGCATTGCGGATAAAATTCTGCAATCGGAAGGCGAAAATTTTGCTGCTATACAAAACTATGAAGAATTCGTTGATGAAAGTTTTTCTTCTGCCGAACTTGAGGCTGAAATAGACTATCGTTCCAGAATGACCTACCTTGAAGAACTTTTGGGAACCGATGCACTTACTCCTGCGGATTTAATCGAGATGATAAAATCTCAGCAATATGAAATTTCAGTGCTAAAAAAACAAAATACGCTTTTTCAACATAAAATAAAAAAAGCACTTGACCAAGGCTGCATACTATAG